A window of Chlorobium phaeobacteroides DSM 266 genomic DNA:
GCATTGAACGACGCAGGCAATATCCCGGCGGCACCCATAGAGGGCGCGCTAGGCGAGAAGGAACGGATGGATCTCGAGGCTGCCGTTGCGAGGCTTCGCCAGGAAAGGGAAAAACAGGAAAACTGATACCGTCGGCCATGCCTATGGAAAGAAATGTGCGGTTGATGGTTTCCGGGTCCGTTCAGAGCGTCGGGTACAGGATGTTTATCCATAAGGCTGCCGGGGAGCTCAATCTCTCCGGGTGGGTACGAAACCTCATGGACGGCTCTGTTGAAATCGAGGTTCAGGGCTCTTCCGGGATGATTGACGAACTGGTGAAAAGGGCGGAAAGAGGACCTGGCCGATCGAGCGTAACGAAGGTGATGGTT
This region includes:
- a CDS encoding acylphosphatase, translated to MPMERNVRLMVSGSVQSVGYRMFIHKAAGELNLSGWVRNLMDGSVEIEVQGSSGMIDELVKRAERGPGRSSVTKVMVEELSLDPLKKGFSIR